The region TCAGATCCTCCGCTACCCCGGCGAGCCGGTCTGCGAACAAGAACATCGATTCCGACTCCTTGAGCAGCACACGTGCCTCGTCCCTGGCGACCAGGCGATTCCCTAATCGATCGAACAGCTCGAATCCCAGTTCATCTTCCAGCTGGCGAATGGCGTTGCTCACCGTCGGCTGTGAGATGTTGAGGCTGCGGGCAGCCCCAATCGTGCTCCTGGCGCTCATTACCGCTCGGAAGATCCCAAAGAGTCGCAAGTTCATGTATAGCCAAATCTTATAGAAGATAGAGAAATTTTAATAATTGATTATTGTAGGTGGGTCTTTAGAATTCCCACTCTCTAGATCGATTCGGCGCCCCAGGAACAGGCAACAGCGTGGAGATCACGATGCACAGGCAATTGGCTGCGCAGGCACTCGATGCCAGCGCTTTTGCGTCATTTGGCGAGGTCCTCGAAAACAGGGGAGACACCCGTCGGCGCGACTTCTCACTGCAGTTCGCCCAGGCGAATAATCCGCGACTATGGGTCAACCGGCTCAGCGCCAGTCCACCGGGGCCCGTGCTCGTCAATGAAATGGAGCGCCACCCGAACTCGGCGCAGACCTTCGTGCCCATGCACGCGGGACGTTGCCTGGTTGTCGTGGCTTTGTCGGATGAGGAGGGCAACCTGGATGGAACATCCGTCCGCGCTTTTATCACCGACGGATCCCAGGGCGTAACGTATCGTCCCAACGTATGGCATTACAGCTTCACATCCCTAGACGGACCCAACGAAGTGGTGGTGATCATGGGGCATATGGATCAACGGACTGATACGGAG is a window of Bordetella sp. N DNA encoding:
- a CDS encoding ureidoglycolate lyase, encoding MEITMHRQLAAQALDASAFASFGEVLENRGDTRRRDFSLQFAQANNPRLWVNRLSASPPGPVLVNEMERHPNSAQTFVPMHAGRCLVVVALSDEEGNLDGTSVRAFITDGSQGVTYRPNVWHYSFTSLDGPNEVVVIMGHMDQRTDTEVRVMHEPVHVSWARSESDDRL